A window of the Desulforapulum autotrophicum HRM2 genome harbors these coding sequences:
- a CDS encoding type I restriction enzyme HsdR N-terminal domain-containing protein encodes MEDTLIDYITGKTIPNVGPEESRQTFERFLVKEKGYDKHDIRVDEPICVTFQGEAYHSTIDLVVFCKDRPVMAVRCIAGSLGSYEREILAGARLVYEFQIPFSVATNGLDALMRDVVTGKQRGKGLDALPSKEEALKVTLECPPFPNEKKEREMIIFRSYNIDKFHDECNG; translated from the coding sequence ATGGAAGACACACTGATTGACTACATAACAGGCAAGACGATTCCCAATGTCGGGCCGGAGGAAAGCCGACAGACCTTTGAACGATTCCTGGTCAAAGAAAAAGGCTATGACAAACACGATATCCGGGTTGATGAACCCATCTGCGTGACCTTCCAGGGGGAGGCATACCACTCCACCATTGATCTTGTGGTTTTCTGCAAAGACCGACCAGTGATGGCTGTTAGATGCATTGCAGGATCCCTTGGATCCTATGAGAGGGAAATTCTTGCCGGGGCAAGACTGGTCTATGAATTCCAGATCCCTTTTTCAGTTGCCACCAATGGACTTGACGCCCTTATGCGGGATGTTGTCACGGGCAAACAAAGGGGGAAGGGGCTTGATGCCCTGCCATCAAAGGAGGAGGCCCTTAAAGTGACCCTTGAATGCCCCCCCTTTCCCAACGAAAAAAAAGAGCGGGAGATGATCATCTTCCGCTCGTACAACATTGACAAATTCCACGACGAATGCAATGGCTAA
- the rpmA gene encoding 50S ribosomal protein L27 produces MSHKKAGGSTRNGRDSNAQRRGVKKFGGQTVVAGNILVRQLGTKIHPGSNVGMGKDYTLFSKIDGVVAYERKGRDKKRVSVYEA; encoded by the coding sequence ATGTCACATAAAAAAGCAGGCGGAAGCACCCGGAATGGTCGCGACTCTAATGCCCAGAGGCGGGGCGTTAAAAAATTCGGCGGCCAGACCGTTGTTGCAGGAAACATATTGGTAAGACAACTCGGTACAAAAATCCATCCCGGCAGCAATGTTGGAATGGGCAAAGACTATACTCTCTTTTCTAAGATCGACGGTGTTGTTGCCTATGAGCGCAAGGGCCGGGACAAGAAGAGAGTGAGTGTTTATGAAGCGTGA
- the rsfS gene encoding ribosome silencing factor yields MTNPSDHTKDLLDSLDKYLVEAFLRKAEEITVLDVRKLTSYADAIMIITAKSQRQVSAIAEHINIAMKKINNMPIGTEGMKQGTWALLDYGDVVINVFDKATRDFYDLEGLWSDAPRLDLSAYKTPEKK; encoded by the coding sequence ATGACAAATCCATCCGATCATACCAAGGACCTGCTCGACTCCCTTGACAAATACCTTGTTGAAGCCTTTTTACGAAAAGCCGAGGAGATAACCGTCCTTGATGTGCGTAAGCTGACCTCCTATGCGGACGCCATTATGATCATCACCGCAAAATCCCAGCGCCAGGTCTCTGCCATTGCTGAGCACATTAACATTGCCATGAAAAAAATCAATAATATGCCCATCGGCACCGAAGGGATGAAACAGGGGACCTGGGCCCTGCTTGATTATGGAGATGTGGTCATCAACGTATTTGACAAGGCAACCCGGGACTTCTACGACCTTGAAGGATTGTGGAGCGACGCTCCCAGACTGGACCTGTCAGCCTATAAAACCCCTGAAAAAAAGTAA
- a CDS encoding zinc ribbon domain-containing protein: MAFETKEEVLEKILNMERPLCPHCKKQMSLWEVPDIAFGDGLGWGTPYLFVCFNDECSSFKKGWDEIQETMEHVASYRCINSPGCDNFEYMPVFSSIGGTGQMLDDNVLDMREATKEAMKQGFSLLTDFYISKDWDEILKILLDPIQPARVRLKAAEMVGELGDVDAIEHLLNHKYSSPILTKAVEDAVAVLHERHYTRECPHCAEIIKKRATVCKHCNKAVPKG; the protein is encoded by the coding sequence ATGGCCTTTGAAACAAAAGAGGAAGTGCTTGAGAAGATTTTAAATATGGAAAGACCCCTTTGCCCCCACTGCAAAAAGCAGATGAGCCTTTGGGAGGTGCCTGATATTGCCTTTGGAGACGGTCTTGGATGGGGAACCCCCTATCTCTTTGTCTGCTTTAACGACGAGTGCTCCTCGTTTAAAAAGGGGTGGGATGAGATTCAGGAGACCATGGAACATGTGGCGTCATATCGCTGCATTAATTCTCCCGGATGCGATAATTTTGAGTACATGCCCGTGTTCAGCTCCATTGGCGGTACCGGCCAGATGCTTGACGACAATGTCCTTGATATGAGAGAGGCCACCAAGGAGGCCATGAAACAGGGCTTCTCCCTGTTGACTGACTTTTACATTTCCAAGGACTGGGACGAAATTCTAAAAATTCTGCTGGATCCCATTCAGCCTGCCAGGGTAAGACTCAAGGCGGCCGAGATGGTGGGGGAACTGGGTGATGTGGATGCCATTGAACACCTGTTGAATCACAAGTACAGCTCCCCGATTCTTACCAAGGCTGTTGAAGATGCCGTGGCCGTTCTCCATGAGCGCCACTACACAAGGGAGTGTCCCCACTGTGCCGAGATCATTAAAAAACGGGCCACGGTTTGCAAGCATTGTAACAAGGCGGTTCCAAAGGGCTGA
- the rplU gene encoding 50S ribosomal protein L21 — protein MYAVIKTGGKQYKVQEGDTLRVEKLEGTENGEIEFNDVLMFSDGENVTLGQPAIEDAIVKGHILEQGKGKKVLIFKFKRRKGYRNLRGHRQQYTAVKIDSILV, from the coding sequence ATGTATGCAGTAATCAAAACCGGTGGAAAGCAGTATAAGGTTCAAGAGGGCGACACCCTCAGGGTTGAGAAGCTTGAAGGCACGGAAAACGGGGAAATTGAGTTTAACGATGTCCTGATGTTTTCCGACGGAGAGAATGTCACCCTGGGTCAGCCTGCCATTGAAGACGCCATTGTCAAGGGCCACATCCTGGAGCAGGGCAAGGGAAAAAAGGTTCTTATTTTTAAATTCAAACGCCGCAAAGGTTACAGAAACCTCAGGGGCCACAGACAACAGTATACCGCAGTCAAAATCGACAGCATCCTGGTATAA
- a CDS encoding glutamate-5-semialdehyde dehydrogenase, translated as MTLASMIEDIARRARTAARPLATASADTKNTVLAEIARGLAHGKREIEAENQKDLKAARDSGMSAAMIDRLTISDQTLESMIKGLNQVIALPDPVGRITGAWTRPNGLEISKRRIPLGVIAMIYESRPNVTVDAAALCLKAGNAAILRGGSEAFFSNTILARIIGNALETVGISRDSVQVLPVKDRQAITELLQQEAYIDLVIPRGGESLIRFVVKHSTIPVLKHYKGVCHVYVDETCNMDEAVDICINAKTQRPGVCNAMETLLVHERIAPLFLPRMAQAFSAAKVEMRGCPATLAMVPQALPADETDWSTEYLDLIVSVKIVKDLAQAMAHIAVFGSDHTDVIVTDIPENAETFINTVSSSMVGVNVSTRFNDGGELGLGAEIGISTSRLHAFGPMGLEELTSTKFVVVGKGQTRQ; from the coding sequence ATGACACTGGCATCCATGATCGAAGATATCGCCCGACGGGCAAGAACAGCTGCAAGGCCCCTTGCAACGGCTTCAGCAGACACAAAGAACACCGTCCTTGCCGAGATCGCCAGGGGTTTGGCCCATGGGAAACGTGAAATTGAAGCCGAGAATCAAAAGGATCTCAAGGCAGCCAGGGACAGTGGTATGTCAGCGGCCATGATCGACCGGCTTACCATCAGCGACCAGACCCTGGAGTCCATGATCAAGGGACTCAACCAGGTGATCGCCCTGCCCGACCCCGTGGGCAGGATCACAGGCGCCTGGACCCGGCCCAACGGCCTTGAAATCTCTAAGCGACGAATTCCCCTGGGTGTCATCGCCATGATCTACGAGTCAAGACCCAACGTAACGGTGGATGCGGCAGCCCTCTGCCTCAAGGCAGGCAATGCCGCCATTCTCAGGGGCGGCTCAGAAGCCTTTTTCTCGAACACCATCCTTGCCCGCATCATCGGCAATGCCCTTGAAACGGTCGGCATTTCAAGGGACAGTGTCCAGGTACTGCCGGTAAAGGACAGACAGGCCATCACCGAACTTCTCCAGCAGGAGGCTTACATCGACCTTGTGATCCCAAGGGGGGGTGAGTCCCTGATCCGGTTTGTGGTAAAACACTCGACCATCCCCGTGTTAAAGCACTACAAGGGAGTCTGCCATGTGTATGTGGACGAAACCTGCAACATGGACGAGGCCGTTGACATCTGCATCAACGCTAAGACCCAGCGGCCAGGGGTGTGCAACGCCATGGAAACCCTGCTTGTCCATGAACGTATTGCACCGCTCTTTTTACCACGGATGGCCCAGGCCTTTTCAGCGGCAAAGGTTGAAATGCGGGGCTGCCCTGCCACCCTTGCCATGGTTCCCCAAGCCCTGCCCGCCGACGAAACCGATTGGTCAACCGAATACCTGGATCTCATCGTTTCCGTTAAAATCGTAAAAGACCTGGCCCAGGCCATGGCGCACATTGCCGTGTTCGGCTCCGACCACACGGATGTGATTGTGACGGACATCCCTGAAAATGCAGAGACCTTTATTAACACGGTGTCATCATCCATGGTGGGTGTAAATGTTTCCACCCGGTTCAACGACGGCGGTGAACTCGGACTTGGCGCCGAGATCGGCATCAGCACCTCCAGACTCCACGCCTTTGGCCCCATGGGGCTTGAGGAACTCACCTCAACCAAATTTGTCGTGGTCGGCAAAGGCCAGACCCGGCAATAG
- the nadD gene encoding nicotinate-nucleotide adenylyltransferase, whose product MIQGLFGGTFNPLHRGHLTVILHVKKAFNLDTIHLIPSAIPPHKSTTNLAPARERFEMVRQSVSTIKGLVASDVEIVRKGPSFTIDTVNHFINTLVPGDDLRLIVGSDAFFEMDTWKKGRELFSLISTIVMIRPGEKKQAKDVASFLQDVISKNYRPVNGEDLFSDPISDSGVKPVYVCKVPEIDISSTLIRQRVKRHLPVAPLVPQPVEEIISQKGLYL is encoded by the coding sequence ATGATCCAGGGCTTATTCGGCGGAACCTTCAATCCCCTTCACCGGGGACATCTAACGGTTATACTCCACGTCAAAAAGGCGTTTAACCTTGACACCATCCATTTAATCCCCTCGGCCATACCTCCCCACAAGAGCACGACCAACCTTGCCCCTGCACGGGAGCGGTTTGAAATGGTCAGACAATCGGTTTCCACCATCAAAGGACTTGTGGCCTCGGATGTGGAGATTGTCCGCAAGGGGCCTTCTTTCACCATTGACACGGTTAACCACTTTATCAACACCCTTGTTCCAGGCGATGATCTTCGACTGATTGTCGGCTCCGACGCCTTTTTTGAAATGGATACCTGGAAAAAAGGCCGGGAACTTTTTTCCCTTATCTCCACCATCGTCATGATCCGGCCAGGGGAGAAAAAACAGGCAAAGGATGTTGCATCCTTTCTTCAAGATGTGATATCAAAGAACTACAGACCGGTTAACGGAGAGGATCTTTTTTCAGACCCGATTTCAGATTCGGGTGTAAAACCCGTTTACGTGTGCAAGGTTCCTGAAATCGACATATCGTCAACCCTTATTCGACAACGAGTTAAACGACATCTTCCCGTGGCACCCCTTGTGCCCCAGCCTGTGGAAGAAATTATCAGCCAGAAAGGACTCTATTTATGA
- the obgE gene encoding GTPase ObgE, with translation MRFIDEASITVISGKGGPGCVSFRRERFIERGGPNGGDGGKGGSVIFETDPAKRTLFDLRRQKIIRAKNGMPGLGSNKHGKNGVDLIIPVPPGTLVTDQETGAVLFDLTEPGTRITIAKGGRGGQGNKRFATSTHKAPRFAQPGMPGEEFHLKLELKLLADVGIVGLPNAGKSTLISKISSARPRIADYPFTTLTPSLGMVIPDFGEPFAVADIPGIIEGAHEGTGLGIQFLKHVERTGILIHLIDVSQIEPDNPLDAFNLINTELSLYSATLAKKPQLVVLNKIDLTGSMEKVEQFKKAYGTGELLTLSAATGEGTAKLIQILARQIAEHKPLERKSETDHGNK, from the coding sequence GTGAGATTCATTGATGAAGCATCGATCACTGTAATCTCAGGAAAAGGCGGCCCCGGTTGTGTAAGTTTCCGACGGGAGAGATTTATCGAGCGGGGCGGGCCAAACGGCGGTGACGGGGGCAAAGGCGGCAGCGTCATTTTTGAGACCGACCCTGCAAAAAGAACCCTTTTTGACCTTCGCCGCCAGAAGATTATCCGGGCAAAGAACGGAATGCCGGGACTTGGCAGCAACAAGCACGGCAAGAATGGGGTAGACCTCATTATCCCCGTTCCCCCGGGAACCCTGGTTACAGATCAGGAGACTGGGGCCGTGCTGTTTGACCTTACCGAACCGGGCACGCGAATCACCATTGCAAAAGGCGGCAGGGGCGGTCAGGGCAACAAGCGTTTTGCCACATCCACCCACAAGGCGCCAAGATTTGCCCAACCCGGTATGCCTGGAGAGGAGTTTCACCTCAAACTGGAGCTCAAGCTTCTTGCGGATGTGGGCATTGTCGGACTGCCCAATGCCGGAAAGTCCACCCTGATTTCCAAGATCTCATCGGCACGCCCGAGGATAGCGGACTATCCGTTCACCACCCTCACCCCTTCACTTGGAATGGTTATACCAGATTTTGGGGAACCCTTTGCCGTTGCAGACATACCCGGAATCATTGAGGGCGCCCATGAAGGCACAGGTCTGGGCATCCAGTTTTTAAAACATGTGGAGCGAACCGGCATCCTGATCCATCTTATTGATGTGTCCCAGATTGAACCGGACAATCCCCTTGACGCCTTCAACCTCATCAACACCGAGCTTTCCCTCTACTCCGCAACCCTGGCAAAAAAGCCCCAGCTGGTTGTGTTGAACAAAATTGACCTTACCGGATCAATGGAAAAGGTTGAACAATTCAAAAAGGCCTATGGCACTGGTGAACTGCTCACCCTGTCAGCTGCCACAGGAGAGGGAACAGCCAAACTTATCCAGATTCTTGCCCGGCAGATAGCCGAACACAAGCCCCTTGAACGGAAAAGTGAAACTGACCATGGGAACAAATAA
- the gpmI gene encoding 2,3-bisphosphoglycerate-independent phosphoglycerate mutase has product MTTKPVTALIILDGWGINNDSYGNAVKAAKTPFLDQLSQGFPHTSLACSGNAVGLPDGIMGNSEVGHMNMGAGRRVFQDLVRIDNAIQNGSFLKDPTLVQAMETVKRSKTTLHLMGLVSNGGVHSQKDHLLALASMAHDLGVNTAIHCITDGRDTPPDSGLGFMTELENHLSDKPGVNIATICGRFYAMDRDTRWDRIETAYNLYTDQKGTLESDPVQAIKAAYDRGETDEFIKPILMGKKDDPALPVIKDKDAIVFFNFRADRAREITRAFTEQSFSGFVRKKHPALSTFVCMTRYDENFDLPVVFPPVHLDNVLGKVISDQGLNQLRIAETEKYAHVTYFFNGGDETIFPGEERVLIPSPREVRTYDQKPGMSADLIADEAVKRILSGKYDLVVLNFANMDMVGHTGIMEAAVLACETVDRCVKAVVEAVWQTQGTAMITADHGNAEQMKTPDGSPHTSHTLNEVPFILAGNPLPQVTLSRGVIGDIAPTILKVMNLKQPVEMTGTALF; this is encoded by the coding sequence GTGACGACTAAACCGGTCACGGCCCTGATCATCCTTGACGGTTGGGGCATCAACAACGATTCCTACGGCAACGCAGTAAAAGCGGCCAAAACACCTTTTTTAGATCAACTTTCCCAGGGGTTCCCCCACACAAGCCTTGCCTGTTCAGGCAATGCCGTGGGACTCCCCGACGGTATCATGGGCAACTCCGAGGTGGGCCACATGAACATGGGGGCGGGACGAAGGGTGTTCCAGGACCTTGTGAGGATCGACAACGCCATCCAGAACGGTTCCTTTTTAAAAGATCCAACCCTTGTTCAGGCAATGGAGACGGTCAAACGCTCTAAAACAACCCTTCACCTCATGGGTCTTGTGTCCAACGGCGGGGTTCACAGCCAAAAGGACCACCTCCTGGCCCTGGCGAGCATGGCCCATGACCTTGGGGTAAACACGGCCATCCACTGCATCACGGACGGAAGAGACACCCCTCCGGATTCAGGATTGGGATTTATGACCGAGCTTGAAAACCACCTTTCAGACAAACCCGGGGTCAACATTGCCACCATTTGCGGTCGATTCTATGCCATGGACCGTGACACCCGCTGGGATCGTATTGAAACGGCATACAACCTTTACACAGACCAAAAGGGCACCCTTGAGAGTGATCCTGTCCAGGCCATCAAGGCCGCCTACGACCGGGGCGAAACCGACGAGTTCATCAAGCCCATCCTCATGGGCAAAAAAGATGACCCTGCCCTGCCCGTGATCAAGGACAAGGATGCCATCGTGTTTTTCAACTTCAGGGCAGACAGGGCAAGGGAGATCACCCGGGCCTTTACGGAACAATCGTTCTCAGGATTTGTTCGGAAAAAACATCCAGCCCTTTCCACCTTTGTTTGCATGACCCGGTACGATGAAAATTTTGACCTGCCGGTTGTCTTTCCTCCGGTTCACCTTGACAATGTCCTTGGAAAGGTAATCAGTGACCAGGGGCTGAACCAGCTCAGAATCGCTGAAACCGAAAAATATGCCCATGTCACCTATTTTTTCAACGGGGGTGACGAAACGATTTTTCCGGGCGAAGAAAGGGTGCTCATTCCCTCTCCCAGGGAGGTTAGAACCTATGATCAAAAGCCTGGGATGAGTGCTGACCTGATTGCAGATGAGGCAGTCAAACGTATTCTTTCCGGAAAATACGACCTTGTTGTGCTCAACTTTGCCAACATGGACATGGTGGGGCACACAGGCATCATGGAAGCTGCGGTTCTGGCCTGTGAAACCGTTGACCGATGCGTAAAAGCGGTGGTCGAGGCCGTATGGCAGACCCAGGGAACTGCCATGATCACGGCAGATCACGGAAATGCTGAACAGATGAAAACGCCCGACGGATCTCCCCACACCTCCCATACCCTCAACGAAGTACCCTTTATTCTGGCCGGGAACCCCCTGCCCCAGGTAACCCTCTCCAGGGGGGTAATCGGGGACATTGCCCCCACCATCTTAAAGGTGATGAACCTGAAACAGCCCGTTGAAATGACCGGCACCGCCCTTTTCTGA
- the proB gene encoding glutamate 5-kinase, whose protein sequence is MGTNKRLHLKNAKRVVVKIGSGVLTLNHGLNLDIIETISHQISLLQDRGCEVILVSSGAIAAGVKKIGFKQRPEGIPARQAAAAVGQAGLIHSYDTAFARHGKQVAQLLLTRDDLGNRRRYLNARNTINTLLDWKIVPIINENDTVVIEEIKLGDNDNLSAMITLLMDADILINLTDIDGLFNKDPRIHPDACLIPEVTTITHQMEQAACGIPGNLGTGGMLSKLKAAKKLSKAGRPMIIAGGKNENVLSRLVDGETLGTYFLPGKKELNSKKCWIAYNLKPQGVIRLDQGARDAVITRGKSILPIGITAVEGEFGMGAPIEIKSPDNTIIGNGLANYSSADIRRIMGLKTAAIKNVLGSKPYDDVIHRDNLAITFELG, encoded by the coding sequence ATGGGAACAAATAAACGCCTGCATCTTAAAAATGCCAAACGGGTTGTAGTCAAGATCGGCAGCGGCGTGCTGACACTGAACCACGGACTCAACCTTGATATCATCGAGACCATCAGTCATCAGATCAGCCTTCTCCAGGACAGGGGATGCGAAGTCATTCTGGTCTCGTCCGGAGCCATTGCTGCCGGGGTCAAAAAGATAGGATTTAAACAAAGGCCTGAGGGAATTCCCGCCCGCCAGGCTGCGGCAGCAGTCGGCCAGGCAGGGTTGATTCACTCCTACGACACTGCCTTTGCCCGCCATGGGAAACAGGTGGCCCAGCTGCTCCTCACCCGGGACGACCTGGGCAACCGGCGTCGCTACCTCAATGCCAGAAATACCATCAATACCCTTCTTGACTGGAAAATCGTACCCATCATAAACGAAAACGACACCGTTGTCATAGAAGAGATAAAGCTCGGTGATAACGATAACCTGTCGGCCATGATCACCCTGCTCATGGATGCGGACATCCTCATCAACCTCACCGACATTGACGGACTGTTTAACAAGGATCCCAGAATTCACCCGGACGCCTGTCTCATTCCTGAGGTGACGACCATCACCCACCAGATGGAACAGGCCGCCTGCGGTATTCCCGGAAACCTGGGTACCGGGGGAATGCTGAGTAAGCTCAAGGCTGCCAAGAAGCTCTCAAAAGCCGGCAGACCCATGATCATTGCCGGTGGAAAAAACGAAAATGTCCTGTCCAGGCTTGTTGACGGAGAAACCCTTGGCACCTATTTTCTCCCCGGGAAAAAAGAGCTCAATTCCAAAAAATGCTGGATCGCCTACAATCTGAAACCCCAGGGAGTCATCCGCCTTGACCAGGGTGCAAGGGATGCCGTCATCACCCGGGGAAAGAGTATTCTGCCCATCGGGATCACAGCTGTTGAGGGCGAATTCGGAATGGGTGCACCAATTGAAATCAAGTCCCCGGACAACACCATCATCGGTAACGGCCTGGCCAATTACTCATCAGCAGACATCCGGCGTATCATGGGACTCAAAACTGCGGCCATCAAAAACGTTCTCGGTTCAAAACCCTATGATGACGTCATCCACCGGGATAATCTTGCAATTACCTTTGAACTGGGATAG
- a CDS encoding DUF3786 domain-containing protein, with amino-acid sequence MKDNYRKIAANNLARLYADLPQDLAANLPAQRQGNRFQFKAFGRPCTISPDGINLEGQQMSSVFEILISLYALNANPEICILVPFKAFKELPGTAPYVGAFTTHTEGILVPHVEAIKARRKNIVDTLGSPEAVQEPGGDFALVVHPLPKIALCYIFYGADEDFPASVTCLFSANAHRFLPVDGLADVGEYTSRAILGIINQ; translated from the coding sequence GTGAAAGACAATTACCGGAAAATTGCAGCAAACAACCTTGCCCGCCTTTATGCCGATCTACCCCAGGACCTTGCGGCCAATCTACCGGCCCAACGACAGGGGAATCGTTTCCAGTTCAAGGCCTTTGGACGACCCTGCACAATCTCCCCTGATGGAATCAATCTTGAAGGCCAGCAGATGTCGTCGGTGTTCGAGATCCTCATCTCCCTGTACGCCCTGAATGCAAACCCTGAGATCTGCATTTTAGTCCCGTTTAAAGCCTTTAAGGAACTGCCTGGCACTGCACCCTACGTGGGGGCCTTCACCACCCACACCGAAGGGATACTGGTTCCCCATGTGGAAGCCATCAAGGCCCGCAGGAAAAACATTGTCGACACCCTTGGCAGCCCGGAAGCTGTCCAGGAACCCGGGGGCGATTTTGCCCTGGTTGTCCACCCCCTGCCCAAAATTGCCCTCTGCTACATCTTCTATGGGGCGGACGAGGATTTTCCAGCCTCGGTCACCTGCCTGTTTTCCGCCAATGCCCACCGATTTCTGCCGGTGGACGGCCTGGCCGATGTGGGGGAATACACCTCCCGAGCCATCCTTGGGATTATCAACCAGTGA